A genome region from Rhizobium sp. ACO-34A includes the following:
- a CDS encoding formyl-CoA transferase: MTTLPLSGIRVVDFTQVMLGPCCTQMLADYGADVIKVEKEKTGDLSRWSLGSDPDGLNNPVFCSLNRNKKSLALDLKHEDARAAVMALIDGADVVVNNFRPGVMERMGFGYDDLKARNPRLIYAVGTGFGLTGPYQHKGGQDVLAQALSGVMRRKSDASHPLAIFATPLADFSAGMHLVQGILLALLHREKTGEGQQVAVNLYSSMLAMQMQEGTVQMMRNKELNWGAFPLTGVFETTDGAIVMVGAFKPNPLRDICAALEIEDLSALPRYADFDTQMAHRPELQAVFRENFAKNTTAHWIERLEGVDILCAPVRSIGEALEDEQTAINRMILEAGETDAGPIRLIGSPIEMSAAEVTVRLPPPHLGEHNDEILGAAAAKRGNAA, from the coding sequence ATGACGACCCTTCCCCTTTCCGGTATCCGCGTGGTCGATTTCACGCAGGTCATGCTCGGACCATGCTGCACGCAGATGCTGGCCGACTACGGTGCCGACGTTATCAAGGTGGAGAAGGAAAAGACTGGCGATCTTTCCCGCTGGTCGCTCGGCTCCGACCCCGACGGACTGAACAATCCGGTTTTCTGCTCGCTCAATCGCAACAAGAAGAGCCTTGCTCTCGACCTCAAGCACGAGGACGCCCGCGCTGCCGTTATGGCTCTGATCGACGGAGCGGATGTTGTCGTCAACAATTTCCGGCCGGGTGTGATGGAGCGCATGGGTTTCGGCTACGATGACCTTAAGGCACGCAATCCCCGGCTCATCTACGCCGTCGGAACGGGTTTCGGCCTCACCGGTCCCTATCAGCACAAGGGTGGGCAGGATGTTCTGGCCCAGGCACTTTCCGGGGTCATGAGGCGCAAGTCCGATGCCAGCCATCCGCTGGCGATCTTTGCCACGCCGCTTGCCGACTTCTCCGCCGGCATGCATCTCGTCCAGGGTATTCTCCTTGCGCTTCTGCATCGGGAAAAGACCGGCGAAGGCCAGCAGGTTGCCGTCAATCTCTATTCCTCCATGCTCGCCATGCAGATGCAGGAAGGAACGGTCCAGATGATGCGCAACAAGGAACTCAACTGGGGTGCCTTTCCGCTGACCGGGGTGTTCGAAACCACGGATGGCGCCATCGTCATGGTCGGCGCCTTCAAGCCGAATCCCCTGCGCGACATTTGCGCGGCGCTGGAAATCGAAGATCTTTCCGCGCTGCCGCGTTACGCCGATTTCGACACCCAGATGGCGCACCGGCCGGAGCTTCAGGCTGTCTTCCGGGAAAACTTCGCGAAGAACACCACAGCCCACTGGATCGAAAGGCTGGAGGGTGTCGATATCCTGTGTGCGCCGGTTCGTTCCATCGGTGAGGCGCTGGAGGACGAGCAGACCGCCATCAACAGGATGATCCTGGAGGCCGGGGAGACGGATGCAGGCCCGATCCGGCTGATTGGCTCACCTATCGAAATGTCGGCGGCCGAGGTGACGGTACGCTTGCCGCCGCCGCATCTCGGCGAGCACAACGACGAAATTCTCGGGGCCGCCGCCGCGAAGCGGGGGAACGCGGCATGA
- a CDS encoding nitrate ABC transporter substrate-binding protein, whose product MSDFVMNRRGFMRTAAVGGVAATQTFLSVRPGSAAAPAKIRMQLGWLASNGLLGEVVATKKGFYAEQGLDLEIVPGGPNVDGVAGVAAGQSAIGQISSSPSVMLARGAGMPVKAIAAGYQKHPYAYYSLKAKPVRSAQDMIGKTVAIQPTGAILLRALLAKNGVPEDQVKVVNMGADMNQLMTGQADVVVGWITNTNALKVLGEDRVDLMLWDTGIQLYANVYYTTDSELADHSRELAGFVAATAKGWGYARDNQEEAVNILVEAYPNLDKASELETIGPLMKFAFNETTKADGWGTMSTDNWAAQIKTYADLGQFKEKVPTVDEVMTLSVLDATSDARKQVG is encoded by the coding sequence ATGTCGGATTTTGTGATGAACAGGCGCGGTTTCATGAGAACCGCCGCCGTCGGCGGCGTTGCGGCGACACAGACCTTTCTTTCGGTTCGCCCGGGTTCTGCGGCAGCGCCGGCGAAAATTCGCATGCAGCTCGGCTGGCTCGCTTCGAACGGCCTCCTCGGTGAAGTGGTCGCCACCAAGAAGGGCTTTTATGCCGAACAGGGGCTCGATCTTGAGATTGTGCCGGGCGGACCGAACGTGGATGGTGTCGCCGGCGTTGCTGCCGGCCAGTCCGCGATCGGGCAGATCTCGTCGAGCCCCTCCGTCATGCTCGCCCGCGGTGCGGGGATGCCGGTGAAGGCCATCGCTGCCGGCTACCAGAAACATCCCTATGCCTATTATTCCCTCAAGGCAAAGCCCGTCCGGTCGGCTCAGGACATGATCGGCAAAACGGTCGCCATCCAGCCGACGGGCGCCATTTTGCTTCGTGCGCTGCTCGCCAAGAACGGCGTTCCGGAAGACCAGGTTAAGGTGGTCAACATGGGCGCCGACATGAACCAGCTGATGACCGGGCAGGCCGACGTTGTCGTTGGCTGGATCACCAATACAAATGCGCTGAAGGTTCTCGGCGAGGATCGCGTCGACCTGATGCTGTGGGACACTGGCATTCAGCTCTACGCGAACGTCTACTACACGACGGATAGCGAGCTTGCCGATCATTCCAGGGAGCTGGCTGGGTTCGTCGCCGCCACCGCAAAGGGATGGGGCTACGCCCGCGACAATCAGGAAGAGGCCGTCAATATCCTTGTCGAGGCTTATCCGAACCTCGACAAGGCGAGTGAGCTGGAAACGATCGGTCCGCTGATGAAGTTCGCCTTCAACGAAACGACGAAGGCCGATGGCTGGGGCACCATGTCAACGGATAACTGGGCTGCGCAGATCAAGACCTATGCCGATCTTGGTCAGTTCAAAGAAAAGGTTCCGACGGTTGACGAGGTCATGACCCTTTCTGTTCTCGATGCGACCAGTGATGCTCGCAAGCAAGTGGGGTGA
- a CDS encoding amidohydrolase, whose amino-acid sequence MPAPVNAHDHGYGIRTLDFGGLDDALEVWIPTLRLRPRTDPYLEALVAFSRLALTGAGATMHCHNSLNIDRLADEAAAVIRAASEVGIRLGLSCPLLDFDPWAYDGGPERLRPFLSPDNWAALAPTIPRYAPPARQIEAVRQVMVENSNPLVEVQFGPIGPQWCSNALLEAIAEASAEDGRRIHMHLLESPRQRHWLDRRFPQGVVRYLDQIGFLSPRLAVAHGVQLREDELELLAERGVQVVSNLSANLRLRSGVAPLSEMARGGPEFAIGLDGTGFDDDQDIWRELRLAYLLHGGRDVVRNFPAAGIFDAAISVGAKVVGRPEARDYVTIDYAALTTDSLFDDLDEAAVLLARMNASHVKGLVVGGRQILRERHLTGVDFEAARHALLEQARSDLPRLREERPRVKALAEATRRYYAGW is encoded by the coding sequence ATGCCCGCTCCGGTCAATGCGCATGACCATGGCTACGGCATCCGCACGCTTGATTTCGGTGGCCTCGACGATGCTCTCGAAGTCTGGATTCCTACCCTGCGTCTCAGGCCGCGAACCGATCCCTATCTGGAAGCGCTGGTCGCCTTTTCACGCCTGGCGCTGACCGGCGCCGGGGCGACGATGCATTGTCATAATTCCCTGAATATCGACCGTCTCGCGGATGAGGCCGCAGCCGTCATCCGGGCCGCGTCCGAGGTCGGCATCCGGCTGGGTCTGTCCTGCCCGCTGCTCGATTTCGACCCCTGGGCGTATGATGGCGGGCCGGAGCGTCTGCGTCCCTTTCTCTCGCCGGACAACTGGGCGGCGCTTGCGCCGACGATCCCCCGTTACGCGCCGCCCGCCCGCCAGATCGAAGCGGTGCGGCAGGTGATGGTGGAAAACAGCAATCCCCTGGTCGAGGTGCAGTTCGGCCCGATCGGGCCGCAATGGTGTTCGAACGCGCTTCTTGAGGCGATTGCTGAGGCTTCCGCCGAAGATGGGCGGCGCATCCACATGCACCTGCTCGAAAGCCCGCGTCAGCGTCATTGGCTGGACCGGCGCTTTCCTCAAGGCGTCGTCCGCTACCTCGACCAAATCGGCTTCCTGTCACCGCGTCTTGCTGTTGCCCACGGCGTACAACTGCGCGAGGACGAACTTGAGCTTCTGGCTGAACGCGGGGTGCAGGTCGTTTCCAATCTGTCCGCCAACCTGCGGCTGCGCTCGGGTGTGGCGCCGCTGTCTGAAATGGCGCGCGGCGGGCCGGAATTCGCGATTGGGCTGGATGGCACTGGATTCGATGACGATCAGGATATCTGGCGTGAACTCAGGCTCGCCTATCTTCTTCACGGCGGCCGGGATGTTGTCCGAAACTTTCCGGCGGCGGGCATTTTCGACGCCGCGATCAGCGTCGGCGCCAAGGTCGTCGGCAGGCCCGAGGCGCGGGATTACGTGACCATCGACTATGCGGCCCTGACGACTGACAGCCTTTTCGACGATCTCGATGAGGCGGCGGTGCTGCTCGCCAGGATGAATGCTTCTCATGTCAAGGGATTGGTTGTCGGCGGCAGGCAGATCCTGCGCGAGCGACATCTGACTGGGGTTGACTTCGAAGCGGCTCGCCACGCCCTGCTTGAGCAGGCTCGGAGCGATCTGCCGCGTCTGCGCGAAGAGCGTCCGCGTGTGAAAGCGCTCGCCGAGGCAACGCGCCGTTATTACGCGGGATGGTGA
- a CDS encoding ABC transporter permease codes for MTGSVQSVETNAPVHAVKKAATANAVFGPIADNLPAILAIGSCVVLWQLIVWGFSIPTYMAPSPIAVLFAFRDNAAILWSNLLPTLMEAALGFLFGNLVAVLLAVWFVYSPLAEKALYPIAVIIKSIPIIALAPILVLLVGNGVAPKIIIAGLICFFPTLVNMVQGLKAASPAMLDLMRVLSASNSEIFWKVRLPASLPFLFAALKIAATSSVMGAIVAEWIGSSFGLGALIIEATYNFRSPLLYATVVIAAALAVILFFAVSFAEKKVIRWKPTAHD; via the coding sequence ATGACCGGTTCCGTACAATCCGTGGAAACCAATGCGCCGGTACATGCCGTGAAGAAGGCCGCGACAGCCAATGCTGTGTTCGGTCCGATCGCGGATAATCTGCCTGCGATCCTGGCGATCGGCAGCTGCGTCGTGCTCTGGCAGCTCATCGTCTGGGGGTTCTCGATCCCGACCTATATGGCACCCAGCCCGATTGCCGTGCTTTTCGCCTTTCGCGACAATGCTGCCATCCTGTGGTCCAATCTTTTGCCAACGCTCATGGAGGCCGCGCTCGGCTTCCTGTTCGGCAACCTCGTCGCGGTGTTGCTTGCGGTGTGGTTCGTCTACAGTCCGCTGGCCGAGAAGGCCCTTTACCCGATTGCCGTCATCATCAAGTCGATCCCGATCATCGCTCTTGCGCCGATCCTCGTGCTTCTCGTGGGCAATGGCGTGGCGCCGAAGATCATCATCGCCGGTCTGATCTGTTTCTTTCCGACATTGGTGAACATGGTGCAGGGTCTTAAGGCGGCAAGCCCGGCGATGCTCGATCTGATGAGGGTGCTGTCGGCAAGCAATTCTGAAATCTTCTGGAAGGTGCGGTTGCCGGCATCGCTGCCGTTCCTGTTCGCGGCCCTGAAGATCGCCGCGACCAGCAGCGTCATGGGCGCCATCGTTGCCGAGTGGATCGGATCGAGCTTCGGTCTCGGCGCACTCATCATCGAGGCCACCTATAATTTTCGTTCTCCGTTGCTTTACGCAACCGTGGTGATCGCGGCGGCGCTCGCAGTGATCCTCTTCTTCGCGGTCTCTTTTGCAGAGAAGAAGGTGATCCGGTGGAAGCCCACCGCCCACGACTGA
- a CDS encoding ABC transporter ATP-binding protein, whose product MPIALEKPPVSPTASDSTAVSVNKLHIRFGKDGSEFTALQDVSVQIPEGALVTMLGPSGCGKSTLLRCVADLVHISDGSVSVLGQTPRKAREGRDFAFVFQEATLLPWRSAIDNVRLPMEVGKREPGTTFADPAELLELVGLKGREKALPHELSGGQRQRVAIARALVTRPRILLMDEPFGALDEITRDKLNEELLRLWQETGTTILFVTHSIPEAVFLGQHVLMLAAHPGRVKEFMKIDLPHPRSLAMRDTVEFIRITAHLRALLEEC is encoded by the coding sequence ATGCCCATTGCTCTCGAAAAACCTCCCGTCTCTCCAACGGCCAGCGACAGCACGGCCGTCTCCGTCAACAAGCTCCACATCCGTTTCGGCAAGGACGGTTCCGAGTTTACCGCCCTGCAGGATGTTTCCGTGCAGATTCCGGAGGGCGCGCTGGTGACGATGCTCGGCCCTTCCGGCTGCGGTAAATCGACTCTTCTGCGCTGCGTGGCCGATCTGGTCCATATCAGTGACGGTTCCGTCTCAGTCCTTGGTCAGACGCCTCGCAAGGCGCGTGAAGGGCGTGATTTCGCGTTTGTCTTCCAGGAGGCGACGCTGTTGCCCTGGCGCTCGGCCATCGACAATGTGCGGCTGCCGATGGAAGTCGGCAAGCGTGAGCCTGGCACCACCTTTGCCGACCCGGCCGAGCTTCTGGAACTTGTCGGGTTGAAGGGGCGTGAAAAGGCGTTGCCCCATGAACTGTCGGGCGGGCAGCGTCAACGCGTCGCCATTGCACGGGCGTTGGTGACGCGTCCGAGAATTCTGCTGATGGACGAGCCTTTCGGGGCACTCGACGAGATCACCCGCGACAAGCTCAACGAGGAACTCCTGCGCCTATGGCAGGAGACGGGAACGACGATCCTGTTCGTCACCCATTCCATTCCGGAAGCTGTTTTCCTCGGCCAGCACGTCCTCATGCTTGCCGCTCATCCGGGCAGGGTGAAGGAATTCATGAAGATCGATCTGCCGCATCCGCGATCGCTCGCGATGCGTGACACCGTGGAGTTCATCCGGATTACCGCACACCTGCGTGCCCTGCTGGAGGAATGCTGA
- a CDS encoding pyrimidine utilization protein A, with the protein MEIGIFIPIGNNGWLISETAPQYKPSFELSKAITLKAEKYGFDFALSMIKLRGFGGKTEFWDYNLESFTLMAGLAAVTSKIKLFGTSATLLMPPAIVARMATTIDSISGGRFGVNLVTGWQRPEYSQMGMWPGDEYFGDRYTYLAEYTTVLKELLTTGQSDFDGQYFHMDDCRMKPVPQGEVKLICAGSSNAGMAFSAQFADYSFCFGVGVNTPTAFAPTNERLLAATEKTGRDVRSFVLTMVIAEANSEDAWAKWELYKSGADEEAIKWLGLQSAADTKSGSDTNVRHMSSPVSAVNINMGTLIGSFEEVAAMLDEMAGVPGTGGVMLTFDDFLEGVDKFGQYVQPLMKSRQHVVASLEAAE; encoded by the coding sequence ATGGAAATTGGCATATTCATTCCGATCGGCAACAACGGCTGGCTCATTTCGGAGACGGCCCCGCAGTACAAGCCGAGTTTCGAACTCAGCAAGGCGATTACGCTGAAGGCCGAGAAGTACGGCTTCGATTTCGCGCTTTCGATGATCAAGCTGCGCGGGTTCGGCGGCAAGACTGAATTCTGGGACTACAATCTCGAATCCTTCACGCTGATGGCGGGACTGGCTGCCGTCACGTCGAAGATCAAGCTCTTCGGTACCTCGGCAACGCTTCTGATGCCACCGGCCATCGTGGCGCGCATGGCGACGACGATCGACAGCATTTCCGGCGGCCGCTTCGGTGTCAATCTCGTCACCGGCTGGCAGCGCCCGGAATATTCGCAGATGGGAATGTGGCCGGGCGACGAGTATTTCGGCGACCGCTACACGTATCTTGCGGAATACACGACCGTGCTCAAGGAATTGCTGACAACCGGCCAGTCCGATTTCGACGGGCAGTATTTCCATATGGACGATTGCCGGATGAAGCCAGTTCCGCAGGGTGAGGTGAAACTGATCTGCGCAGGGTCCTCAAATGCCGGCATGGCCTTCTCGGCACAATTTGCCGACTACAGCTTCTGCTTCGGTGTCGGCGTGAACACGCCCACGGCCTTCGCCCCGACCAATGAGCGCCTGCTGGCGGCAACCGAAAAGACCGGACGTGACGTACGCTCCTTCGTGCTGACCATGGTGATCGCCGAGGCGAATTCCGAAGACGCTTGGGCAAAGTGGGAACTCTACAAGTCCGGGGCCGACGAGGAGGCGATCAAGTGGCTCGGCCTGCAGAGCGCCGCCGACACCAAGTCGGGGTCGGACACCAATGTCCGGCACATGTCGAGCCCGGTTTCAGCCGTGAACATCAACATGGGCACGCTGATCGGTTCGTTCGAGGAAGTCGCGGCGATGCTCGACGAAATGGCCGGGGTCCCCGGCACCGGCGGCGTCATGCTCACCTTCGACGACTTCCTGGAGGGCGTGGACAAGTTCGGCCAATACGTGCAGCCGCTGATGAAGAGCCGCCAGCATGTCGTTGCCAGCCTGGAGGCGGCAGAATGA
- a CDS encoding crotonase, translated as MSVEFEVVDRIARVTLNRPERMNAVDAATERALEAIWREIEERDDVSCVVLTGAGAKAFCAGADMKGVDKSGVDYWAESRPNGFGGLSFRRSLDVPVIARVNGFALGGGFELVLGCDIVIASENARFGLPEARVGRMPLDGGMVMLQRKIPFNRAMAVLMTGKQFNAREMFEFGIVNEVVPAEQLDEVVDRWVAEIIACAPLSLRAIKQTVNRTGHLSPAEAQSLKTPALIRALQSEDAVEGVAAFQQKRAPVWRGR; from the coding sequence ATGAGCGTCGAATTCGAAGTCGTCGACCGCATTGCCCGTGTCACGCTCAACCGACCCGAGCGGATGAACGCCGTCGATGCCGCGACGGAACGGGCGCTGGAGGCGATCTGGCGGGAGATCGAGGAGCGGGACGATGTGAGTTGCGTGGTCCTGACAGGCGCGGGCGCAAAGGCATTCTGCGCCGGGGCGGATATGAAGGGCGTTGACAAGTCCGGTGTCGATTACTGGGCGGAGAGCCGTCCGAACGGCTTCGGTGGTCTCTCCTTCCGACGCTCGCTCGACGTGCCCGTCATTGCCAGGGTCAACGGCTTTGCGCTGGGTGGCGGTTTTGAACTTGTTCTCGGATGCGACATCGTGATTGCCTCCGAGAACGCCCGTTTCGGCCTGCCGGAAGCGCGGGTCGGACGCATGCCGCTGGATGGCGGTATGGTAATGCTCCAGCGCAAGATTCCCTTTAACCGTGCTATGGCGGTGCTGATGACCGGAAAGCAGTTCAACGCGCGGGAAATGTTCGAATTCGGCATCGTCAATGAAGTCGTGCCAGCCGAACAGCTCGATGAAGTCGTGGATCGCTGGGTTGCAGAGATCATCGCGTGTGCGCCGCTGTCGCTGCGGGCCATCAAGCAGACCGTGAACCGCACCGGTCACCTTTCTCCGGCCGAGGCGCAGTCGCTCAAGACGCCAGCGCTCATCAGGGCGCTGCAAAGCGAGGATGCCGTTGAGGGTGTCGCGGCCTTTCAGCAAAAGCGCGCACCCGTCTGGAGAGGTCGGTGA
- a CDS encoding LysR family transcriptional regulator gives MHASILKYFAAVARTGSIRKASDELHVATSALSRQIKKLEEELGITLFERFSNGLRLTVAGEEVLRHAKATLREYELLRSDLGAMQGKKTGRVRIACLDSLTLKFLPDQIRAFHRLNPAVSFHVQTAGHGHVTDYVAEGDVDIGITFDLARPDDTEMVFRVPMPLMACVGKSHPLAKHKKVSLTQCSQFNLLLQLDTQPIRSLIEIELSAFERTGRSFIVSNSQMMLKPFIMAGDGVAFFTHMGFMEEIRSGEIVALPLSGSRLQSLHIGILVQKRRQLTHAAEAVIEMFSRELQKYSDTINEVIHN, from the coding sequence ATGCATGCCAGCATCCTGAAATATTTCGCGGCCGTGGCTCGAACGGGTTCGATACGCAAGGCTTCGGACGAGTTGCATGTGGCGACCTCCGCCCTCAGCCGTCAGATCAAGAAGCTGGAAGAGGAACTGGGCATTACGCTGTTCGAACGCTTCTCCAACGGTCTGCGCCTGACGGTTGCCGGCGAGGAGGTCTTGCGGCATGCGAAGGCAACGCTCAGGGAGTACGAACTGCTGCGCAGCGATTTGGGTGCGATGCAGGGCAAGAAGACCGGGCGTGTCCGGATAGCCTGCCTGGACAGCCTGACCCTGAAATTCCTTCCTGATCAGATCCGGGCGTTTCATCGGCTGAATCCTGCCGTGAGCTTTCATGTCCAAACGGCGGGACACGGGCATGTAACGGACTATGTCGCGGAGGGGGACGTCGATATCGGCATTACCTTCGATCTCGCCCGTCCCGACGACACTGAAATGGTGTTTCGGGTGCCCATGCCCCTGATGGCCTGTGTTGGCAAATCGCACCCCTTGGCGAAACATAAGAAAGTCTCCCTGACCCAATGCTCACAGTTCAATCTGCTGCTGCAACTGGACACGCAACCGATCCGCTCCCTTATTGAGATCGAGCTATCGGCATTCGAGCGAACGGGACGCTCCTTCATCGTTTCGAACAGCCAAATGATGCTGAAGCCATTCATCATGGCGGGAGACGGGGTCGCCTTCTTCACGCATATGGGCTTCATGGAAGAGATCCGTTCGGGCGAGATCGTCGCGCTGCCGCTTTCGGGTTCCCGATTGCAAAGCCTGCATATCGGCATACTTGTTCAGAAGCGCCGCCAGCTCACTCATGCCGCCGAAGCTGTCATCGAGATGTTCAGCCGCGAACTTCAAAAGTACAGCGATACGATCAACGAGGTCATTCACAATTGA
- a CDS encoding dihydrodipicolinate synthase family protein has protein sequence MTFNTQSKGVYAIATTPFLEDGSIDFTSVDRLTDFYEESGCDGITILGIMGEAPKMEPEESRAIVRRVVSRAKVPIIVGVSSPGFAGMRSLARDSMDIGAAGVMIAPPPALRTDDQIVSYFAGAVEAVGEDVPWVLQDYPLTLTVVMSPSVVARVISNHPSCQMLKHEDWPGLEKISKLRAMQKSGELRAFSILCGNGGMFLDFEPERGADGAMTGYGFPDMLAELVSLFAAGRRDEAHDLFDAHLPLIRYEQQSGVGLAVRKHVLKRRGVIASDVQRKPAQMLSATARSEVDYLLTRIARHDKRAAL, from the coding sequence ATGACATTCAACACCCAATCAAAGGGCGTCTATGCGATCGCAACCACGCCTTTCCTTGAGGACGGGTCCATCGACTTTACATCGGTTGATCGACTGACGGATTTCTATGAGGAAAGTGGTTGCGACGGCATTACCATACTCGGCATCATGGGTGAGGCGCCGAAAATGGAACCGGAGGAAAGCCGCGCCATCGTCAGGCGTGTCGTCTCGCGCGCCAAAGTGCCGATCATCGTCGGCGTCTCTTCGCCGGGTTTCGCCGGCATGCGATCGCTGGCACGCGATTCCATGGACATTGGAGCGGCCGGCGTGATGATTGCCCCACCCCCGGCGCTACGCACCGACGACCAGATCGTCAGCTACTTTGCCGGCGCGGTCGAGGCGGTCGGCGAGGACGTGCCATGGGTGTTGCAGGATTACCCCCTGACATTGACAGTGGTGATGTCGCCCAGCGTCGTCGCCAGAGTGATCTCCAATCATCCGTCCTGCCAGATGCTGAAGCACGAGGACTGGCCGGGGCTGGAGAAAATCTCGAAGCTGCGCGCCATGCAGAAATCCGGTGAACTACGCGCGTTCTCGATCCTTTGCGGCAATGGTGGAATGTTCCTCGATTTCGAACCGGAACGGGGCGCCGACGGCGCGATGACCGGATACGGCTTTCCTGACATGCTGGCGGAACTGGTCTCCCTGTTTGCCGCCGGCAGGCGCGATGAGGCCCACGATCTGTTCGACGCACACTTGCCGCTGATCCGCTACGAGCAACAGTCTGGCGTCGGTCTTGCCGTGCGCAAGCATGTCCTGAAGCGCCGCGGCGTGATCGCCTCGGACGTCCAGCGTAAGCCCGCCCAGATGCTGAGCGCCACCGCCAGGTCGGAGGTCGACTACCTACTCACTCGGATCGCCAGACACGACAAGCGTGCCGCGCTGTAA
- a CDS encoding FAD-dependent oxidoreductase — MNNTIRIPEGHARIVDRSDVVVVGGGPAGISAAVSAARNGASVTLVERYPYVGGLAAGGMVLVLDDMVNGLEITVQGICTEMIERMRSKNLCVVPDENDRQLDVRDLPESWQRWARWGLFDFHTPSAPHPICYAAAFDPDAFKQTAYDLFAEARVKLRTHSWFSSAIVEDGTIKGVVCQTKEGPQAIMGSVVIDATGDLDVASNAGAACVEDSFILTTVSRWGGVDTVAAERFEFEEPERFKVLDHEAKRLLGGCWAYWWLKTPLPGVVWLNCPHMPKLSGLKVEDLTAAELEGRARMGRLLDFAREKLPGFENAYVVDFAPQTGVRQTRMLQGDYVVTKDDVMSRRHFADTVCRGRDYYTPYRALLPKEIDQLLVAGRHYSATPQAQKSSREIPPCMAMGEAAGVAATVALNAGTTVRKADVKAIQKQMRAQGADPGDIPSANASYLEAAE; from the coding sequence ATGAACAATACAATCAGAATACCGGAAGGACACGCCAGGATCGTCGACCGTTCCGATGTGGTCGTCGTCGGGGGAGGGCCGGCAGGGATATCGGCGGCAGTCTCGGCGGCGCGCAACGGTGCAAGCGTCACTCTCGTGGAGCGCTATCCCTATGTCGGCGGGCTTGCGGCGGGCGGCATGGTGCTCGTTCTCGATGATATGGTGAATGGCCTTGAGATCACAGTTCAGGGCATCTGCACCGAGATGATCGAACGCATGCGCAGCAAGAATCTCTGTGTCGTACCCGACGAAAACGACCGCCAGCTCGATGTCAGGGATCTGCCCGAAAGCTGGCAGCGCTGGGCGCGCTGGGGGCTTTTCGATTTTCACACGCCCTCTGCTCCGCATCCGATTTGCTACGCCGCCGCTTTTGATCCGGATGCGTTCAAGCAGACCGCCTATGACCTGTTCGCCGAGGCTCGCGTCAAGCTGAGAACTCACAGCTGGTTCTCTTCCGCCATCGTCGAGGACGGCACGATCAAGGGCGTCGTCTGCCAGACGAAGGAAGGTCCGCAGGCAATCATGGGCAGTGTCGTGATCGACGCCACGGGCGATCTCGACGTGGCTTCGAATGCGGGCGCCGCCTGTGTCGAAGACAGCTTCATCCTCACCACGGTGTCGCGCTGGGGCGGGGTGGATACGGTGGCAGCGGAACGGTTCGAGTTCGAGGAGCCGGAACGGTTTAAAGTCCTCGACCACGAGGCCAAGCGATTGCTGGGCGGCTGCTGGGCTTACTGGTGGCTGAAAACGCCGCTTCCGGGTGTCGTTTGGCTGAACTGCCCGCACATGCCGAAGCTTTCCGGGCTGAAGGTCGAGGATCTCACCGCGGCCGAACTTGAGGGGCGGGCGCGTATGGGGCGGTTGCTCGACTTTGCGCGCGAAAAGCTTCCCGGTTTCGAGAATGCCTATGTGGTCGATTTCGCTCCACAGACCGGCGTGCGCCAGACCCGCATGCTTCAGGGGGACTATGTCGTCACGAAGGACGATGTGATGAGCCGCCGTCATTTCGCCGATACCGTCTGCCGTGGCCGCGATTACTACACGCCGTACCGGGCGCTGCTGCCGAAGGAGATCGATCAGCTTCTCGTGGCCGGCCGGCATTATTCGGCAACGCCGCAGGCACAGAAGTCGAGCCGCGAAATCCCGCCCTGCATGGCCATGGGCGAGGCGGCGGGCGTTGCCGCAACCGTGGCGCTTAACGCCGGCACCACCGTTCGCAAGGCCGACGTCAAGGCAATTCAGAAACAGATGCGGGCACAAGGCGCCGATCCCGGCGATATCCCGTCCGCCAATGCAAGCTACCTGGAGGCAGCAGAATGA